One part of the Acidobacteriota bacterium genome encodes these proteins:
- a CDS encoding CoA-binding protein, translating into MSNKTCAIVGASNRRDKFGNKSLRAHEHAGYTVYPINLNPRESEIEGHRAYQKLDQVPKPLDRITLYLPPPVLLEMIDEIAEADAKEVWFNPGTDSPEVLAAAKEAGIPVVQGCSIVDLGLSPSQFP; encoded by the coding sequence ATGAGCAACAAAACCTGCGCCATCGTCGGCGCCTCCAATCGACGGGATAAATTCGGCAACAAGAGCTTGCGGGCCCACGAGCACGCTGGCTACACCGTCTACCCCATCAATCTGAACCCTCGGGAGAGCGAAATCGAGGGACATCGCGCTTACCAAAAGCTCGACCAGGTGCCCAAGCCCCTCGACCGCATCACCCTCTATCTGCCGCCGCCGGTGCTGCTGGAAATGATCGACGAGATCGCCGAAGCCGACGCCAAGGAGGTGTGGTTCAACCCCGGCACCGACTCTCCGGAAGTGCTGGCCGCTGCGAAAGAGGCAGGGATTCCGGTGGTTCAGGGCTGCTCCATCGTCGATCTCGGGCTCTCGCCTTCGCAGTTCCCTTGA
- a CDS encoding class GN sortase yields the protein MRKARLQPQSRRRWIAGLALLLALALWGRGGWLYAKAGLAQVLLARAWERTVEAGASIEAESAIEVGRTAEFVPWPWADTYPVARLEVPRLGVRRIVLAGSSGRTLAFGPGHVAGTALPGEAGHAAVGGHRDTHLAFLQRLRPGDELVVETRRGELRRYRVDHREVVDHRDTGVLVDLGERRLSLITCYPFDAVVPGGPLRYVVSAAEVIGPDGADSA from the coding sequence ATGAGGAAGGCCCGACTCCAGCCCCAGTCCCGCCGTCGCTGGATCGCCGGGTTGGCGCTGCTGCTGGCGCTGGCGCTGTGGGGGCGAGGTGGGTGGCTCTACGCCAAGGCCGGCCTGGCCCAGGTGCTATTGGCTCGGGCCTGGGAACGAACGGTGGAGGCCGGGGCCTCGATAGAGGCCGAGAGCGCAATAGAAGTCGGGCGCACGGCAGAGTTCGTGCCCTGGCCCTGGGCCGACACCTATCCGGTGGCCCGTCTCGAGGTTCCGCGGCTGGGGGTGCGGCGCATCGTTCTCGCCGGCAGCTCCGGGCGTACCCTCGCCTTCGGTCCGGGGCACGTGGCCGGCACGGCTTTACCGGGGGAGGCGGGGCATGCCGCGGTCGGCGGCCATCGGGATACTCACCTGGCATTTCTCCAGCGGCTACGGCCGGGGGACGAGCTGGTGGTAGAGACTCGCCGCGGAGAGCTGCGGCGCTATCGGGTGGATCACCGGGAGGTGGTGGATCACCGGGACACCGGGGTCCTGGTGGATCTCGGCGAGAGGCGGCTAAGCCTGATCACCTGCTATCCCTTCGACGCGGTGGTTCCCGGTGGTCCGCTGCGCTACGTGGTCAGCGCCGCCGAGGTCATCGGTCCTGACGGCGCCGACAGCGCCTAG
- a CDS encoding marine proteobacterial sortase target protein, which translates to METKTANEGRSLRPIWLAWLLMWALALGLMSSSWGQEMASWDQETASRGGESLGAAEAGVEVGAPDPWQGAGAGAAEVEEASLVTLETARGGLLLPTETPGRYREAPALATRVHLQVTGPLVRGRVTQRFFNTSDRWQEAVYVFPLPTGGAVDRLRMVVGERVIEGQIQERQQARRTYQQARREGRRASLVEQERPNLFTTSVANIGPQEAIEVVIEYQQVLAYDGGGFQLRFPMVVAPRFIPGGGASGRRVSSAVPDAARITPPVRGEGEGQPNRLQLEIEMDPGFELASLESSYHPIYIQEPSPARYRVTLQGGEALADRDFELRWRPALGEEPQAALFSEVLVSEALVSEAFGDEAYALLMVMPPEAGAARRLPRETVLVIDTSGSMNGSSIVQARQALASALQRLRPEDRFEIIAFNNRAYPLFGGTVAVTPANLERARALLAGLDANGGTQILTALQAALTGPSLESDDGVQRLRQVIFITDGAVGNEEELFGFIESSLGDRRLFTVGIGSAPNAHFMERAARFGRGTFTYIGKPDEVEERMEELFQKIESPQLTDLAVRWPPAAGGVAGTAEVETWPQRLPDLYSGEPVVLAARLDQLAGEVEVTGQRGGQPWSVVLDLGGGADRAGVSQLWARRKIAHLMDQKARRALPEDEVRRQVVEVALRHHLVSKYTSLVAVDVTPVRPATESLDQEAVPTELPRGWSREHLPQNQALPRPPGALPQGATAGRLDLLLAFFLTLVGLWAWPRRRGAGERPR; encoded by the coding sequence ATGGAAACGAAGACCGCGAACGAAGGCCGGAGCTTGAGGCCGATCTGGCTGGCGTGGCTCCTGATGTGGGCTCTGGCGCTGGGGCTGATGAGCTCCAGTTGGGGCCAGGAGATGGCCAGTTGGGACCAGGAGACGGCCAGTCGAGGCGGAGAATCCCTGGGAGCGGCCGAGGCGGGTGTGGAGGTGGGGGCGCCGGATCCATGGCAGGGGGCCGGGGCGGGAGCTGCTGAAGTCGAAGAGGCGAGCCTGGTCACTCTGGAGACCGCCCGAGGCGGATTGCTGCTGCCCACCGAGACTCCTGGCCGCTACCGCGAGGCGCCGGCGCTGGCGACGCGGGTGCATCTGCAGGTCACCGGCCCGCTGGTGCGCGGGCGGGTGACCCAACGCTTCTTCAATACCTCGGATCGCTGGCAGGAGGCGGTCTACGTCTTTCCCCTGCCCACCGGCGGTGCCGTCGACCGCCTGCGCATGGTGGTGGGGGAGCGGGTCATCGAAGGGCAGATCCAGGAGCGTCAGCAGGCCCGGCGCACCTACCAGCAGGCGCGGCGGGAGGGCCGGAGGGCGTCGCTGGTGGAGCAGGAACGCCCCAACCTCTTCACCACCTCGGTAGCGAATATCGGCCCCCAGGAGGCCATCGAGGTGGTCATCGAGTACCAGCAGGTGCTGGCCTATGACGGCGGTGGTTTCCAGCTACGCTTTCCCATGGTGGTGGCGCCGCGCTTCATCCCCGGGGGCGGTGCCTCGGGAAGACGTGTCAGCTCGGCGGTGCCGGATGCGGCGCGCATCACCCCGCCGGTGCGCGGGGAGGGTGAAGGCCAGCCCAACCGCTTGCAGCTCGAGATCGAGATGGACCCCGGCTTCGAGCTGGCGAGCCTCGAGAGCTCCTATCACCCGATCTACATCCAGGAGCCCAGCCCAGCCCGCTATCGGGTGACCCTCCAGGGCGGTGAGGCCCTGGCGGATCGGGACTTCGAGCTACGCTGGCGGCCGGCCTTGGGGGAGGAGCCCCAGGCGGCGCTCTTCTCGGAGGTCCTGGTCTCGGAGGCCCTGGTCTCGGAGGCATTCGGAGACGAGGCCTACGCTCTGCTGATGGTGATGCCTCCGGAGGCCGGCGCGGCGCGGCGTCTGCCGCGGGAGACGGTGCTGGTCATCGACACCTCGGGCTCGATGAACGGCTCGTCCATCGTCCAGGCGCGGCAAGCCCTGGCCAGTGCCCTCCAACGCCTGCGGCCCGAGGACCGCTTCGAGATCATCGCCTTCAACAACCGCGCCTATCCCCTCTTCGGCGGCACGGTGGCGGTGACGCCGGCGAATTTGGAACGGGCGCGGGCGCTGCTCGCCGGACTCGACGCCAACGGCGGCACCCAGATCCTGACCGCCCTGCAGGCGGCTCTGACGGGACCGTCTCTGGAGAGCGACGACGGCGTCCAGCGCTTGCGGCAGGTGATCTTCATCACCGACGGGGCGGTGGGCAATGAGGAAGAGCTCTTCGGATTCATCGAGAGCTCGCTAGGGGATCGGCGGCTGTTCACTGTCGGCATCGGCTCGGCGCCCAACGCTCATTTCATGGAGCGTGCCGCCCGCTTCGGCCGCGGGACCTTCACCTACATCGGCAAGCCGGACGAGGTGGAGGAGCGGATGGAAGAGCTGTTCCAAAAAATTGAATCGCCGCAGTTGACGGATCTGGCGGTCCGCTGGCCCCCGGCGGCGGGCGGTGTTGCGGGCACTGCCGAGGTGGAGACGTGGCCGCAGCGGCTGCCGGATCTCTACAGCGGTGAACCGGTGGTGCTGGCGGCGCGGTTGGATCAGCTGGCGGGAGAGGTGGAGGTGACGGGACAGCGGGGCGGCCAGCCGTGGTCGGTGGTGCTCGATCTCGGCGGCGGAGCGGACCGCGCGGGCGTGAGCCAGCTGTGGGCCCGGCGCAAGATCGCTCATCTGATGGATCAGAAGGCGCGCCGAGCCTTGCCGGAGGACGAGGTGCGCCGGCAGGTGGTGGAGGTGGCCCTGCGGCACCACCTGGTGTCCAAATACACGAGCTTGGTGGCGGTGGACGTGACCCCGGTGCGACCGGCCACGGAGTCGCTGGACCAGGAGGCCGTGCCCACCGAGTTGCCCAGGGGCTGGAGTCGCGAGCATCTGCCGCAGAACCAGGCTCTGCCGAGGCCCCCGGGGGCGTTGCCTCAGGGCGCTACCGCTGGTCGCCTGGACTTGCTGCTGGCGTTCTTCCTGACCCTGGTGGGGCTGTGGGCCTGGCCGCGGCGGCGCGGCGCTGGAGAGAGGCCGAGATGA
- a CDS encoding tetratricopeptide repeat protein, which translates to MRHRILSHSAMNHPFPLAGFLPALRRWTAGAFLMLLSALLSACGAADEDAATTGAAASPETPAAEAEIQEIPEPDLSGLDPLVAERIRERRRWQRAVDAAPDALAPQQAEALGELGNLYHAYRLLPSAQAAYENAQRLATEDPRWPYFLGHLHRTANRDDQALEAFQRSLELRPDHVAAQVRMGEVLLDQNRPEEAATRFEKALELDPENAAALFGLGQIAAGRGETPQAVERFRRVLELNPEATSVHYPLGLAYRQLGDEAAAEEQLSRRGEGEVSLQDPLMERLLLLSEGYRALQKEGGEAFNAGRMEDAERAFRTAVAADPLASTARVNLASVLLRRDKPEEAIQQLQIAQRLNPEHLEASRQLAALLLEQGRRREAVPALRTMVRHQPDDASLRLTLALGLEESGEFEQALAEYRQVLQAEPRRLAALLGRASAQLQLERYAEARSGLEQALAASRAETGRPSGELANALARVLATVPEDSVRDGQQALEIANGLFNARPDAEHAETLAMALAETGDFQNAIQLQQSLAAKAREAGAEELATYYRQTLQRYRQGQPSRAPWKREAPASAQPQQPAAPPPPSPFGGFPKTP; encoded by the coding sequence ATGAGACACCGGATCCTGAGTCACAGCGCCATGAATCATCCTTTCCCTCTTGCAGGCTTCCTACCCGCTCTTCGGCGATGGACCGCCGGTGCCTTCCTCATGCTCCTGAGCGCTCTGCTGAGCGCCTGCGGGGCAGCGGACGAAGACGCCGCAACGACGGGAGCCGCCGCCAGCCCCGAGACCCCGGCGGCGGAAGCCGAGATCCAGGAGATTCCGGAGCCTGACCTTTCCGGCCTCGATCCACTGGTGGCGGAGCGCATCCGGGAACGCCGGCGCTGGCAACGGGCGGTGGACGCCGCCCCCGACGCCCTAGCGCCGCAGCAGGCGGAAGCCCTGGGAGAGCTGGGCAACCTCTACCACGCCTATCGCCTGCTGCCGTCCGCCCAGGCGGCCTACGAGAACGCCCAGCGGCTGGCAACGGAAGATCCCCGCTGGCCGTATTTCCTCGGTCATCTGCACCGCACCGCCAACCGCGACGACCAGGCCTTGGAGGCCTTCCAGCGCTCCCTCGAGCTCCGCCCGGACCACGTCGCCGCCCAGGTGCGCATGGGCGAGGTGCTGCTGGACCAGAACCGTCCCGAAGAAGCGGCGACACGCTTCGAAAAAGCTCTGGAGCTCGATCCCGAAAACGCCGCCGCGCTCTTCGGCCTCGGCCAGATCGCCGCCGGCCGCGGCGAAACCCCGCAAGCGGTGGAACGCTTCCGGCGAGTGTTGGAGCTGAATCCGGAAGCCACCTCGGTGCACTACCCGCTGGGACTCGCCTACCGCCAGCTGGGGGACGAGGCTGCGGCGGAAGAGCAGCTGAGCCGCCGGGGAGAGGGCGAGGTGAGCCTGCAGGATCCACTCATGGAGCGGCTTCTGCTGCTCTCCGAAGGCTACCGAGCGCTGCAAAAGGAAGGCGGCGAGGCCTTCAACGCCGGCCGCATGGAAGACGCCGAACGCGCCTTCCGCACCGCCGTCGCCGCCGACCCGCTGGCCTCCACCGCGCGGGTCAATCTGGCCTCGGTGCTGCTACGCCGGGACAAACCGGAGGAAGCCATCCAGCAGCTGCAGATCGCCCAGCGGTTGAATCCGGAACACCTGGAAGCCAGCCGCCAGCTGGCGGCGCTGCTGCTGGAACAGGGCCGGCGGCGGGAAGCGGTGCCGGCCCTGCGCACCATGGTCCGCCATCAGCCCGACGATGCGTCCCTGCGCCTGACCCTGGCCCTGGGCCTCGAAGAATCCGGAGAGTTCGAGCAAGCCCTGGCGGAATACCGGCAGGTCCTGCAAGCCGAGCCGCGGCGCCTCGCTGCTCTGCTGGGGCGAGCTTCAGCGCAGCTCCAGCTGGAGCGCTATGCCGAAGCCCGCAGTGGCTTGGAGCAAGCGCTGGCAGCCAGTCGCGCCGAAACCGGGCGCCCCAGCGGCGAGCTGGCCAACGCCCTCGCCCGAGTGCTGGCGACGGTGCCGGAGGACTCGGTGCGGGACGGCCAGCAGGCGCTGGAGATCGCCAACGGCCTGTTCAACGCCCGCCCCGACGCCGAGCACGCCGAAACTCTGGCCATGGCCCTGGCGGAGACCGGAGATTTCCAAAACGCCATCCAGCTCCAACAGAGCCTGGCGGCCAAGGCCCGAGAGGCCGGGGCAGAAGAGCTGGCGACCTACTATCGGCAAACGCTGCAGCGCTATCGCCAGGGTCAACCCTCCCGGGCTCCCTGGAAGCGGGAAGCGCCGGCCTCGGCTCAGCCCCAGCAGCCAGCCGCACCGCCGCCGCCGTCACCCTTTGGCGGCTTTCCCAAGACTCCCTGA